Proteins from a single region of Streptomyces marianii:
- a CDS encoding helix-turn-helix domain-containing protein, whose protein sequence is MTPNREQDAKQAELTEMYSRVNKLFYTSKQAPARTTTQTAHALERIYGGQAAAMAAAYNVSPRTVRRWLDGTRTPKGANAARLLRDATAAQTTKRGRERRARQAEHHRGDVLVPRVNNFTVRGSDAIRSRDISISLSGRDLAALARAESEAEVDAIVQAGIASYFNGGVAGGFHPGDFGYDAGSVVFNVPTMTGSSQTSE, encoded by the coding sequence GTGACCCCGAACCGAGAGCAAGACGCCAAGCAGGCCGAGCTGACCGAGATGTACTCCCGGGTCAACAAGCTCTTCTACACCTCCAAGCAGGCCCCCGCGCGCACCACCACTCAGACCGCGCACGCCCTCGAACGGATTTACGGCGGCCAGGCGGCGGCCATGGCCGCCGCCTACAACGTGTCCCCCCGCACCGTTCGGCGCTGGCTCGACGGAACACGCACCCCGAAGGGCGCGAACGCCGCTCGGCTCCTGCGGGACGCCACCGCCGCGCAGACGACCAAGCGCGGCCGCGAGCGCCGAGCTCGACAGGCAGAACACCACCGCGGTGACGTCCTGGTGCCGCGCGTCAACAACTTCACGGTCCGCGGCTCGGACGCGATTCGCTCCCGGGACATCTCCATCTCTCTCAGCGGACGGGACCTCGCCGCCCTCGCGCGAGCGGAGAGCGAGGCGGAGGTCGACGCCATCGTCCAGGCGGGGATCGCCTCGTACTTCAACGGCGGGGTCGCTGGAGGCTTCCACCCCGGAGACTTCGGGTACGACGCGGGCTCCGTCGTCTTCAACGTGCCCACGATGACCGGATCCAGCCAGACAAGCGAATGA
- a CDS encoding amidohydrolase family protein, with protein sequence MTAPDDLHDTERTTAELAEVMFSGNVIEVRFGALLTFRVSLSGVDILVRHSLSSDQIVSLASGLGRGQVPIPTAAPPRSGAPLIVDPGEAALLSRALEARATLVGGSPSL encoded by the coding sequence ATGACCGCGCCCGACGATCTCCACGACACCGAACGCACCACCGCAGAACTCGCCGAGGTCATGTTCAGCGGCAACGTCATCGAGGTGCGCTTCGGCGCCCTGCTCACCTTCCGCGTCTCCCTCAGCGGCGTCGACATCCTCGTCCGCCACTCCCTGAGCTCGGATCAGATCGTGTCCCTGGCCTCAGGCCTTGGCCGCGGCCAGGTCCCGATCCCCACGGCGGCCCCTCCTCGGTCCGGTGCTCCTCTGATCGTCGACCCCGGCGAGGCCGCGCTCCTGAGCCGCGCCCTCGAAGCACGGGCAACGCTCGTCGGCGGATCGCCGTCGCTCTGA
- a CDS encoding MXAN_6230/SCO0854 family RING domain-containing protein, which translates to MTITTITTTSGVRRSLAATLLSRRGSVYLNPQASPASSPAGSLAGITLLEADLIERGFLLSNELRQVLAGCSDTRLATIGRALTDDIDAALGADRDHTPLFRSFPASTPTDTLALYVDRVLTVLLQSPEQPCVLCGSTATVHPVAPCAHLVCTACFDGADLAACPICQCRINANDPFLRPQHHRPIAGTRRALPDRLRVLTHGGDLADRKADAAAELAGLLSRTSALSPQDTDDLVTLLDEAGDRTDLTWLPETIPARETKARVLAWLLNDPDQYQAVLPAVTARITTATDILRLEAVRSGGDAGLVTPTRFTAIPRPLRRALLQALEGLDVNLVAEDMRRHAQAWKHLAERLHPFEYATRYPQTALAIAALRETKLTDDVLSHTLRTTARRVPAASTNRPKVTLALWSAQVETAFAESDVPRALTLLAQRPGELLRRLDHVLRTAADDHTQRVLDVLEQAAPRVAPAVLLSALGEIRTRTRKGTERVFFPKGGNAKAHIVADERDPLPGAVVDRAVSILTGEILRRAGRLTPADTAVIDAGLDGMIAPFAERTASRALVTLPRGSELPLPDGRTVRLFLHWMESADSGRTDLDLSTAMFNDAWQHVGTCDYTRLRFAGAAAVHSGDLQSAPAPQGASEFVDLDLDQLAAAGVRYLVAAVFSYNNVPFDELAEAFAGFMSRDEDGNTGAVFDPRQVEQRFDLTGQARASVPLLIDVQGRTMRWLDIVRGVTGTHHAVHRHANDLATLGEGLTSLFTSGARVGLGELATWQAAARATNVVLRHLDGSTTTYQRHPEETTTDFAARIGTAHTDRQLDLDTTDVDLAYLVRGDLPLAEGAEAYALYPAGLDARQVRLLGASDLVSALVPQ; encoded by the coding sequence ATGACGATCACGACCATCACCACCACCAGCGGAGTCCGTCGCAGCCTGGCCGCAACGCTCCTTTCCCGTCGTGGATCCGTCTACCTGAACCCCCAGGCCTCGCCGGCCTCCTCGCCCGCTGGCTCCCTCGCCGGCATCACCCTGCTGGAAGCCGACCTCATCGAGCGCGGCTTCCTGCTGTCGAACGAGCTTCGCCAGGTACTCGCTGGCTGCAGCGACACACGGCTCGCCACCATCGGCCGGGCCCTGACGGACGACATCGACGCAGCGCTCGGCGCGGACCGCGACCACACCCCTCTGTTCCGCAGCTTTCCGGCCAGCACTCCCACCGACACCCTCGCCCTCTACGTCGACCGGGTGCTGACTGTTCTCCTCCAGAGCCCCGAGCAGCCGTGCGTGCTGTGCGGCTCGACCGCCACCGTCCACCCGGTCGCCCCGTGCGCGCACCTGGTCTGCACGGCGTGCTTCGACGGTGCCGACCTCGCAGCCTGCCCGATCTGCCAGTGCCGCATCAACGCGAACGACCCCTTCCTGCGCCCGCAGCACCACCGGCCCATCGCCGGGACGCGCCGCGCCCTCCCCGACCGGCTGCGCGTCCTCACCCACGGCGGTGACCTCGCGGACCGCAAGGCCGACGCCGCAGCCGAACTCGCCGGCCTCCTCTCGCGTACCAGCGCGCTCAGCCCGCAGGACACCGACGACCTCGTCACCCTCCTCGACGAGGCGGGCGACCGCACCGACCTGACGTGGCTGCCCGAGACCATCCCCGCACGCGAGACCAAGGCCCGCGTTCTGGCCTGGCTCCTCAATGACCCCGACCAGTACCAGGCTGTCCTTCCGGCCGTGACCGCCCGCATCACCACGGCCACCGACATCCTGCGCCTGGAGGCAGTCCGCTCCGGCGGCGACGCCGGACTGGTCACCCCCACCCGCTTCACCGCCATCCCGCGGCCGCTGCGCCGCGCCCTCCTGCAGGCCCTCGAAGGCCTCGACGTGAACCTGGTCGCGGAGGACATGCGCCGCCACGCCCAGGCGTGGAAGCACCTGGCCGAGCGGCTGCACCCCTTCGAGTACGCCACCCGCTACCCGCAGACCGCCCTCGCCATCGCCGCCCTGCGCGAGACCAAGCTCACCGACGACGTCCTCTCCCACACCCTGCGGACGACGGCGCGCCGGGTCCCGGCCGCCAGCACCAACCGCCCGAAGGTCACCCTCGCACTCTGGTCCGCCCAGGTGGAGACGGCCTTCGCCGAGAGCGACGTTCCCCGTGCGCTGACCCTGCTCGCCCAGCGGCCCGGCGAACTGCTCCGCCGTCTGGACCACGTTCTGCGCACGGCCGCAGACGACCACACCCAGCGCGTCCTCGACGTCCTGGAACAGGCAGCCCCCCGCGTCGCACCGGCCGTACTCCTGTCGGCGCTCGGAGAGATCCGCACCCGGACCCGGAAGGGAACCGAGCGGGTCTTCTTCCCCAAGGGCGGCAACGCCAAGGCACACATCGTCGCGGACGAGCGCGACCCGCTCCCGGGCGCCGTCGTCGACCGCGCCGTCTCCATCCTGACCGGCGAGATTCTGCGCCGCGCGGGCCGGCTCACCCCGGCGGACACCGCCGTCATCGACGCCGGCCTGGACGGCATGATCGCACCGTTCGCCGAGCGGACCGCCTCGCGCGCCCTGGTCACCCTGCCGCGCGGCAGCGAACTGCCCCTGCCCGACGGACGCACCGTCCGCCTCTTCCTCCACTGGATGGAGAGCGCCGACTCCGGGCGCACCGACCTGGACCTGTCCACGGCGATGTTCAACGATGCCTGGCAGCACGTCGGCACCTGCGACTACACCCGGCTCCGCTTCGCCGGAGCAGCGGCCGTTCACTCCGGCGACCTGCAGAGCGCCCCCGCCCCGCAGGGCGCCAGCGAGTTCGTCGACCTCGACCTCGACCAGCTGGCCGCCGCAGGGGTTCGCTACCTCGTCGCTGCGGTCTTCTCCTACAACAACGTGCCCTTCGACGAACTCGCCGAAGCCTTCGCCGGATTCATGTCCCGCGACGAGGACGGCAACACCGGGGCGGTCTTCGACCCGCGCCAGGTCGAACAGCGCTTCGACCTGACCGGCCAGGCCCGCGCCAGCGTCCCCCTGCTGATCGACGTCCAGGGGCGCACCATGCGTTGGCTCGACATCGTCCGCGGCGTGACCGGCACGCACCACGCCGTCCACCGGCACGCGAACGACCTCGCCACCCTCGGGGAGGGCCTGACCAGTCTGTTCACCTCCGGCGCCCGTGTCGGACTCGGTGAACTCGCCACCTGGCAGGCAGCTGCACGGGCCACGAACGTCGTCCTCCGTCACCTCGACGGCTCCACCACCACCTACCAGCGCCACCCGGAGGAGACCACCACGGACTTCGCCGCACGCATCGGTACTGCGCACACCGACCGGCAGCTCGACCTGGACACCACCGACGTGGATCTCGCGTACCTGGTGCGCGGCGACCTGCCCCTGGCCGAGGGCGCGGAGGCATACGCCCTGTACCCGGCCGGGCTCGACGCCCGCCAGGTGCGCCTGCTCGGAGCCTCCGATCTTGTCTCCGCGCTCGTGCCGCAGTAG
- a CDS encoding VWA domain-containing protein yields MIDAPAASTAPHEEVDADLLDARNALARRLGSIINTLADRDDVLLTMVWDTKPTADAAWFDPRLIKVTINGSVALKDGIHPDQVDPLSISGRLRHPVIVGMSAHEAAHARSTRWGLWDAAAGRAVIRAAVLLEEPRIEARHLQERPGDRVFLRACASNIVLPSQRTASALSDRWRAAAGAALILGRVDAGVLTPAEARPVHAAVKSVLGAADLAALRALWRKALKLDDGDQAGLLDVARRWVELVGAEEDEDLPGVGCAAGEPSPELPAADAASDTIGAAVVAVAGAVSVQAQIATGALPDPEQERRAEEEAARRQRERRAEEEVRRAAQQAARRVFTSAPAPSSLRARPQNPVSGRREPTSQERATARRLGTALAEAQFRDPARVRVPSALPPGRLSGRDAMLGAAQRTLGMPVTVRPFRSTKRVHAQEPPVSVGVAVDVSGSMSAYTPIVASTAWMFAHGTREVAGRAATVAFGTAVTPIVAPGRPPSKVTEFHANDANHRFTEAANALDGALGLSRQDGARVLVIVSDGHWEPAERIGGERLVRRLAGAGVHVLWFCLDPGSNVLPGARRVDISQVSEIPDALSAALVSALRHA; encoded by the coding sequence GTGATCGACGCACCGGCGGCTTCGACCGCTCCGCACGAGGAGGTCGACGCGGACCTCCTCGACGCCCGCAATGCCCTCGCCCGGCGGCTCGGATCCATCATCAACACCCTCGCCGACCGCGACGACGTCCTGCTCACCATGGTGTGGGACACCAAGCCCACGGCGGACGCAGCGTGGTTCGACCCGCGGCTGATCAAGGTCACCATCAACGGGTCCGTCGCTCTGAAGGACGGCATCCACCCGGACCAGGTCGACCCGCTCAGCATCTCGGGCAGGCTGCGGCACCCCGTGATCGTGGGCATGTCGGCGCATGAGGCTGCTCACGCGCGCAGCACCCGCTGGGGTCTCTGGGACGCGGCAGCAGGCCGGGCGGTGATCCGGGCGGCGGTTCTGCTCGAGGAACCCCGGATCGAAGCCCGGCACCTCCAGGAACGTCCGGGCGACCGGGTCTTCCTGCGCGCCTGCGCGAGCAACATCGTGCTGCCCTCCCAGCGCACCGCCTCGGCCCTGTCCGACCGGTGGCGGGCGGCTGCTGGTGCCGCCCTCATCCTGGGCCGGGTCGACGCTGGTGTGCTCACCCCGGCCGAGGCCCGGCCGGTACACGCGGCCGTCAAGAGCGTCCTCGGCGCCGCTGATCTCGCCGCGCTGCGCGCCCTGTGGCGGAAGGCCCTGAAGCTCGACGACGGCGACCAGGCCGGCCTGCTGGATGTCGCCCGCCGGTGGGTCGAACTCGTCGGCGCGGAGGAAGATGAGGACCTTCCCGGCGTCGGCTGCGCGGCGGGCGAGCCCAGTCCCGAGCTCCCGGCGGCTGACGCGGCCAGCGACACCATCGGCGCGGCTGTGGTTGCCGTGGCCGGTGCCGTCTCGGTCCAGGCCCAGATCGCCACGGGAGCGTTGCCCGACCCTGAGCAGGAGCGCCGGGCCGAGGAGGAAGCAGCTCGCCGTCAGCGGGAGCGCCGGGCCGAGGAGGAAGTTCGTCGGGCAGCGCAGCAGGCTGCTCGCAGGGTGTTCACGTCTGCCCCTGCGCCGTCCTCGCTCCGCGCACGTCCGCAGAACCCTGTCAGCGGCCGCCGGGAGCCGACTTCGCAGGAGCGGGCGACCGCCCGTCGGCTGGGGACCGCGCTTGCGGAGGCGCAGTTCCGCGATCCCGCTCGTGTCCGTGTCCCCTCCGCGCTGCCGCCGGGCCGCCTGTCCGGTCGCGACGCCATGCTCGGAGCGGCCCAGCGCACCCTGGGAATGCCGGTGACCGTGCGGCCCTTCCGCTCCACGAAGCGCGTCCACGCGCAGGAGCCGCCGGTCTCCGTCGGCGTGGCTGTCGACGTCTCGGGGTCGATGAGCGCCTACACGCCGATCGTCGCTTCGACGGCCTGGATGTTCGCGCATGGCACCCGCGAGGTCGCCGGGAGGGCCGCGACCGTGGCCTTCGGTACGGCCGTGACCCCGATCGTCGCCCCTGGACGACCGCCGTCCAAGGTCACCGAGTTTCACGCGAACGACGCCAACCACCGCTTCACCGAGGCCGCCAACGCCCTGGACGGCGCGCTGGGACTCTCCCGCCAGGACGGCGCGCGCGTCCTCGTCATCGTGTCCGACGGTCACTGGGAGCCGGCCGAGCGCATCGGCGGCGAGCGGCTCGTGCGGCGTCTGGCCGGAGCAGGCGTCCACGTTCTCTGGTTCTGCCTCGATCCGGGCTCCAACGTCCTTCCTGGTGCCCGCCGGGTGGACATCTCCCAGGTCTCCGAGATCCCCGATGCCTTGAGCGCCGCGCTGGTCTCCGCGCTGCGCCATGCCTGA
- a CDS encoding AAA family ATPase, with the protein MSTPFTNQMYQRGQTELENLQRQRATRRKPAPPAAVLSSALPQVGPQIRPNGQLYQPRMLGGVEDLAFLRDARSHREHVLLVGPPGTGKTALSEAAFVPDAVPGRHCGLETIVGTASTEVADFVGTFVQNPTTDSFEWIPGPLIRSIENDVPLLVDEIALIDPRELTVLYALMDGRGELHVTQNPSLPPLKVGPNWFVIGACNPDVPGAHLSDALLSRFHHHVEVTTDWDLAADFGVPVDLITVAKNLESRKQDDTYAGWIPQLRDAMAFAETSRRFGQDFAVAGLLRKCPAQDRSEFAAAMKEKFDEATPLSLGARVPAGRR; encoded by the coding sequence TTGTCCACTCCGTTCACGAACCAGATGTACCAGCGCGGCCAGACTGAGCTGGAGAACCTCCAGCGTCAGCGCGCCACGCGACGCAAGCCCGCTCCACCGGCTGCCGTCCTGTCTTCTGCGCTTCCGCAGGTCGGCCCCCAGATCCGCCCGAACGGGCAGCTGTACCAGCCCCGGATGCTCGGCGGGGTGGAAGACCTCGCATTCCTGCGCGACGCTCGCAGCCACCGTGAGCACGTCCTGCTCGTCGGGCCGCCCGGCACCGGCAAGACCGCCCTGAGCGAGGCCGCCTTCGTCCCGGACGCCGTCCCGGGCCGACACTGCGGCCTGGAGACGATCGTCGGCACCGCCAGCACCGAGGTCGCGGACTTCGTCGGCACCTTCGTGCAGAACCCGACCACGGATTCGTTCGAGTGGATCCCCGGACCGCTCATCCGCAGCATCGAGAACGACGTCCCGCTCCTGGTCGACGAGATCGCCCTGATCGACCCCCGTGAACTGACCGTGCTGTACGCGCTCATGGACGGTCGTGGCGAGTTGCACGTCACCCAGAACCCGTCGCTGCCCCCGCTCAAGGTCGGCCCCAACTGGTTCGTCATCGGCGCCTGCAACCCCGACGTGCCCGGCGCGCACCTGAGCGACGCCCTCCTGAGCCGGTTCCACCACCACGTCGAGGTCACCACCGACTGGGACCTGGCCGCCGACTTCGGTGTGCCGGTGGATCTCATCACCGTGGCCAAGAACCTGGAGAGCCGCAAGCAGGATGACACGTACGCGGGCTGGATCCCGCAGCTGCGCGACGCCATGGCGTTCGCCGAGACGAGTCGGCGGTTCGGGCAGGACTTCGCCGTGGCAGGCCTGCTGCGCAAGTGCCCTGCCCAGGACCGCAGCGAGTTCGCTGCGGCCATGAAGGAGAAGTTCGACGAGGCCACTCCGCTGTCCCTGGGCGCCCGGGTTCCTGCGGGGCGCCGGTGA
- a CDS encoding DNA cytosine methyltransferase produces the protein MLDLYCCGGGAGMGYYRAGFDVVGVDVRPRPSYPFEFHQADALDFAHAHVQEFDLVHASPPCQHSCTLTKGTNRGREYVDLIPATRALFAWYGVPSVIENVQGSELRRDLVLCGEMFGLGVLRHRYFEIDYWKGNTRPHQPHRGYVRGLRHGVWRDGPYIAAYGRGGGKGTVREMQQAMDIHWTDVHEELTEAIPPAYTEYIGKEFLTTGEWGAAARGIPDTAPIPEIMRPYLKLNAAGRLVLTGPRAQRTATAQAHRVPPFAIRPLRETS, from the coding sequence GTGCTGGATCTGTACTGCTGCGGCGGCGGCGCTGGGATGGGTTACTACCGGGCCGGCTTCGACGTGGTGGGCGTCGACGTCCGTCCGCGGCCCAGCTACCCCTTCGAGTTCCACCAGGCCGATGCCCTGGACTTCGCCCACGCTCATGTTCAGGAGTTCGACCTGGTCCACGCGTCGCCGCCTTGTCAGCACTCGTGCACGCTGACCAAGGGCACGAATCGGGGACGCGAGTACGTCGACCTCATCCCGGCCACGCGCGCGCTGTTCGCCTGGTACGGCGTGCCGTCCGTCATCGAGAACGTCCAGGGCTCCGAGCTGCGGCGGGACCTGGTCCTGTGCGGTGAGATGTTCGGGCTCGGCGTTCTGCGTCACCGGTACTTCGAGATCGACTACTGGAAGGGCAATACGCGTCCCCACCAGCCCCACCGCGGCTACGTCCGCGGCCTGCGGCACGGCGTGTGGCGCGACGGCCCGTACATCGCGGCGTACGGCAGGGGCGGCGGCAAGGGCACCGTCCGCGAGATGCAGCAGGCCATGGACATTCACTGGACGGACGTTCACGAGGAGCTCACCGAGGCGATCCCGCCCGCGTATACCGAGTACATCGGCAAGGAGTTCCTGACCACCGGGGAGTGGGGGGCCGCCGCTCGCGGAATCCCGGACACTGCTCCCATCCCGGAGATCATGCGGCCGTACCTCAAGCTCAACGCCGCAGGCCGCCTCGTTCTGACCGGCCCCCGCGCTCAGCGAACCGCGACGGCGCAGGCGCACCGCGTACCCCCGTTCGCCATTCGCCCCCTGAGGGAGACCAGTTGA
- a CDS encoding RNA ligase family protein produces the protein MTDLDALDLAALNSATKYPPIPTYHEIDRGILLDKVQAFSGDVVLTEKVDGTNARIVVFPDGDYAIGSREDLLHAKGDRIVNPVHGIVPALCSLADRLAAPAAGLRVYFFEVYGDKITKASEQYTGSRQVGFRLFDVAAVDSSVLELPAHAISSWREHGGQQFLNENELALMAADNGVELTPRVGTVAADQLPTGLAAMQEFLATRLPGTRVALDDGAGGRPEGIVLRSTDRSVIAKARAEDYARTMRRLAGR, from the coding sequence TTGACCGACCTCGACGCGCTCGACCTCGCCGCTCTCAACTCGGCGACGAAGTACCCGCCCATCCCCACGTACCACGAGATCGACCGCGGCATCCTGCTCGACAAGGTGCAGGCCTTCAGCGGCGACGTCGTCCTCACCGAGAAGGTCGACGGCACGAACGCGCGGATCGTCGTTTTCCCCGACGGGGACTACGCGATCGGCAGCCGGGAGGACCTTCTCCACGCCAAGGGCGACCGCATCGTGAATCCGGTCCACGGAATCGTTCCGGCACTGTGCTCGCTGGCTGACCGGCTCGCGGCCCCCGCAGCGGGACTGCGTGTCTACTTCTTCGAGGTCTACGGCGACAAGATCACCAAGGCCAGCGAGCAGTACACCGGCAGCCGTCAGGTGGGCTTCCGCCTCTTCGACGTCGCCGCGGTGGACTCCTCCGTTCTGGAGCTGCCGGCGCACGCGATCAGTTCGTGGCGCGAACACGGCGGCCAGCAGTTCCTCAACGAGAACGAACTCGCCCTCATGGCCGCGGACAACGGCGTCGAGCTGACGCCGCGTGTGGGCACCGTCGCGGCGGATCAGCTTCCCACCGGCCTGGCCGCAATGCAGGAGTTCCTCGCCACCCGCCTGCCGGGCACGCGCGTCGCCCTGGACGACGGCGCGGGCGGGCGCCCGGAGGGCATCGTTCTGCGCTCCACCGACCGCTCAGTGATCGCCAAGGCGCGCGCCGAGGACTACGCCCGCACCATGCGGCGCCTCGCCGGCCGCTGA
- a CDS encoding HAD domain-containing protein, translated as MLKPFLFLDVDGPLNVFEAALPGPDGYQSHYLRPQSWLAQYPHLLEDDVPDLLVRLHPEHGAELLDLPFEHVWATTWEEDANRYIGPRIGLPPLPVVNWTEPNAFSLDGTYFKTADVVRFAGGRPFAWVDDQLHDADRDYVRRHHPGPALLYDVDPSVGLTIEDFEALAQWAGELVTPTAP; from the coding sequence TTGCTCAAGCCGTTCCTTTTCCTCGACGTTGACGGCCCCCTCAACGTGTTCGAAGCCGCCCTGCCCGGTCCTGACGGCTACCAGTCCCACTACCTGAGGCCACAGTCCTGGCTCGCCCAGTACCCGCACCTCCTGGAAGACGACGTCCCCGACCTTCTGGTCCGGCTGCACCCCGAGCACGGCGCCGAACTTCTCGACCTTCCCTTCGAGCACGTCTGGGCGACCACGTGGGAAGAGGACGCGAACCGGTACATCGGTCCACGCATCGGGCTGCCACCGCTGCCCGTCGTCAACTGGACCGAGCCCAACGCCTTCTCCCTGGACGGCACCTATTTCAAGACGGCCGACGTCGTACGCTTCGCCGGCGGGCGCCCGTTCGCCTGGGTCGACGACCAGCTTCACGACGCGGACCGCGACTACGTACGGCGTCACCACCCCGGACCCGCTCTGCTCTACGACGTCGACCCCAGCGTCGGACTCACCATCGAGGACTTCGAAGCCCTCGCCCAGTGGGCAGGTGAACTCGTGACACCCACTGCACCGTGA
- a CDS encoding DUF6248 family natural product biosynthesis protein, protein MTVLRRPQRRLTAAEREVVARAQTLYLHRMLHLGLVDPVPNPSPMSEAEGAWVRTEVWPSFLHRIDDGYAWGFWRWSFCERGTCWNCLGGRCDNCLHRRKGRPDACDNAETVHNHRGQSVATLVVRPGGEPCVWWCRCPCPKDGEAAAGADLAVEAGRQARSVSHAPGDEQRGQEALPGLELVGRPTSRPAPRQ, encoded by the coding sequence GTGACTGTGCTCCGGCGTCCTCAGCGGCGCCTCACTGCCGCCGAGCGTGAAGTCGTTGCCCGCGCGCAGACCTTGTATCTGCACCGCATGCTGCACCTCGGTCTCGTCGACCCGGTGCCCAACCCTTCGCCGATGAGTGAAGCCGAGGGCGCCTGGGTCCGTACGGAGGTGTGGCCCTCCTTCCTCCACCGGATCGACGACGGGTACGCCTGGGGATTCTGGCGGTGGTCCTTCTGCGAGCGGGGCACCTGCTGGAACTGCCTCGGCGGACGCTGCGACAACTGCCTGCATCGGCGGAAGGGCCGCCCCGATGCCTGTGACAACGCCGAGACGGTGCACAACCATCGCGGGCAGTCTGTCGCCACCCTCGTAGTTCGCCCCGGAGGTGAGCCGTGTGTGTGGTGGTGCCGCTGCCCGTGCCCGAAGGACGGTGAGGCTGCTGCGGGCGCGGATCTGGCTGTTGAGGCGGGCCGCCAGGCTCGCTCCGTCTCCCACGCCCCTGGGGACGAGCAACGCGGCCAGGAGGCGCTTCCCGGTTTGGAGCTGGTCGGACGGCCTACTTCTCGGCCTGCTCCGCGGCAGTAG
- a CDS encoding DUF262 domain-containing protein — translation MSRQTTSPLEHRNLRSSDRSPREIAGGFRHTFGLDLAPAYQRGDVWAEDQRVALIRSWITGTPTGVVIFNDRTTPEWKVANGYDPADRGEPMYACIDGKQRVTTAYLWYDGELAVPASWFPAADVVKTEETADGPYVRYSGLSRPAQLKFSNRAHLSIAMAKVPTVTDEANIYLLVNGGGTPQTPADMDNAARVMSDALEER, via the coding sequence TTGAGCCGCCAGACCACCAGCCCGCTCGAGCATCGCAACCTGCGCAGCTCCGATCGTTCCCCTCGCGAGATCGCCGGCGGCTTCCGCCACACCTTCGGACTCGACCTCGCGCCCGCCTATCAGCGCGGGGACGTCTGGGCGGAGGACCAGCGTGTCGCGCTCATCCGGTCATGGATCACGGGAACCCCGACGGGTGTGGTCATCTTCAACGACCGCACCACACCGGAATGGAAGGTAGCCAACGGCTACGACCCCGCGGACCGCGGTGAGCCGATGTACGCCTGCATCGACGGCAAGCAGCGTGTGACGACGGCGTACCTGTGGTACGACGGTGAACTCGCCGTCCCGGCTTCGTGGTTCCCGGCGGCCGACGTGGTGAAGACTGAGGAGACCGCGGACGGCCCATACGTTCGCTACTCGGGGCTGAGCAGGCCGGCCCAGTTGAAGTTCTCCAACAGGGCGCACCTCTCCATCGCGATGGCCAAGGTGCCCACGGTCACGGACGAGGCGAACATCTACCTGCTGGTCAACGGAGGAGGCACTCCGCAGACCCCGGCCGACATGGATAACGCGGCCCGGGTCATGTCCGATGCGCTGGAGGAGCGGTGA
- a CDS encoding MazG-like family protein has protein sequence MKVDTWDYVARLRKWLDTDAAPTSVEDARLLRVLKISEELGEVAEALHGALGANPRKGASHSWGDVAKELADVIVTAAVALDTVSGNGAAVVEHQLQGRVEEEITAAGDIRLLQVLAISGDMGTIATAVYGALGTGPRGEAAEVTHTWEDVAARLAELILTAAAALDDLTGDAWDTVDERLRFLVDRVAA, from the coding sequence ATGAAGGTTGACACCTGGGACTATGTGGCGCGGCTGCGGAAGTGGCTCGACACGGACGCGGCCCCGACGTCGGTGGAGGACGCCAGGCTCCTGCGCGTGCTCAAGATTTCGGAGGAGCTGGGCGAGGTTGCGGAGGCTCTGCACGGGGCGCTCGGCGCCAACCCCAGGAAGGGGGCGTCACACAGCTGGGGCGACGTGGCGAAGGAGCTCGCGGACGTCATCGTGACGGCCGCGGTCGCCCTGGACACCGTGAGCGGGAACGGCGCGGCCGTCGTGGAACACCAGCTCCAAGGCCGCGTGGAGGAGGAAATCACGGCGGCCGGAGACATCCGGCTCCTCCAGGTCCTCGCGATCAGTGGCGACATGGGCACGATCGCCACCGCCGTGTATGGGGCGCTGGGCACTGGCCCGCGCGGTGAGGCGGCCGAGGTGACGCACACGTGGGAGGACGTGGCGGCACGCCTCGCCGAACTCATCCTCACGGCCGCCGCCGCGCTGGACGACCTCACCGGCGATGCCTGGGACACGGTGGATGAGCGGCTGCGGTTCCTCGTGGACAGGGTCGCCGCTTAG